A window from Candidatus Krumholzibacteriota bacterium encodes these proteins:
- a CDS encoding peptidoglycan DD-metalloendopeptidase family protein, which produces MKNRSAYLFFFLVIIAATAAPRAQESRLGEKINNKEKELAKLREEIRQQRKNIEQLKREEKNVGDYLEKLKEERSLTKSLLEGIEEKADMMEKQAHLLKISLDRNEEIYAQRLKLFSGRLREIYKERDRDFWRQILNADDFPDLIQRYKFFLIVAARDAAFIDDIKTKKEEISKKKAKLVRMIHKLYLSSEEKKRELAKLRENEEERKRALGQLKKKERKYERRIDELAAAEENLLNIITRLEKRKESIDTRGEFGEPDFEGLKGKMPMPVNGRTVREYGRSRNPEFGTVTFNSGLDIDAREGSPVRGVARGRVEYAGELSGYGNCIIINHGDSYYTLYARIARIFVKNGDRVEKGDIIAEVSSSTVSGGRVFHFEIRKSKKALNPGEWIE; this is translated from the coding sequence TTGAAGAACAGATCCGCATATCTCTTTTTTTTCCTTGTTATTATCGCGGCAACGGCCGCGCCGCGTGCGCAGGAAAGCAGGCTCGGAGAAAAAATCAACAACAAGGAAAAAGAGCTGGCAAAATTGAGAGAAGAGATCAGACAACAGCGGAAGAATATAGAGCAGTTGAAGCGCGAAGAGAAAAATGTTGGAGACTACCTCGAGAAGTTGAAAGAGGAGAGAAGTTTGACAAAGTCCCTCCTTGAAGGAATAGAAGAAAAAGCAGATATGATGGAAAAACAGGCGCATTTATTGAAAATCTCGCTGGATCGGAACGAAGAGATTTATGCCCAGAGACTGAAGCTCTTTTCGGGCAGACTCAGGGAAATCTACAAAGAGAGGGACAGAGATTTCTGGCGGCAGATTCTGAACGCCGACGATTTCCCGGATCTCATCCAGAGGTACAAATTCTTTTTGATCGTAGCCGCGAGAGACGCGGCCTTTATAGATGACATTAAAACAAAAAAAGAAGAGATATCGAAAAAAAAGGCGAAACTCGTACGGATGATTCATAAACTGTATCTCTCCAGCGAAGAAAAAAAGAGAGAACTGGCCAAGTTGCGGGAAAATGAAGAGGAAAGAAAGAGGGCTCTCGGTCAGCTGAAGAAAAAAGAAAGAAAATACGAGAGGAGAATAGACGAACTGGCTGCCGCTGAAGAGAATCTTTTAAATATTATTACCCGACTGGAGAAGAGGAAAGAAAGCATCGATACGCGGGGAGAGTTCGGAGAGCCGGATTTTGAGGGGCTTAAGGGCAAGATGCCGATGCCGGTGAATGGCAGGACTGTCCGGGAATACGGCAGATCAAGAAACCCCGAATTCGGCACGGTTACTTTCAACTCCGGTCTGGATATAGATGCCAGAGAAGGATCTCCTGTTCGCGGAGTGGCCCGCGGAAGAGTCGAATACGCCGGAGAACTCTCCGGATATGGAAATTGTATTATTATAAATCACGGAGACAGCTACTATACGTTATACGCGAGAATAGCCCGGATATTTGTAAAGAACGGAGACCGGGTTGAAAAAGGGGATATCATAGCGGAGGTGTCAAGTTCTACGGTTTCTGGAGGCAGGGTGTTTCATTTTGAAATCAGAAAATCCAAGAAAGCCCTGAACCCCGGGGAATGGATAGAATAA
- a CDS encoding permease-like cell division protein FtsX, with the protein MAGINNVKYIIGESTRMLKRRTLSNLISIIIMGFSLLVLVIFLLITMNVSMVIDRGMEAVYVYVYLEDGLDNKRVEIIRNKLLDIEGIKGVIFVSKEEALKKFRDQLGESSEILDELSSNPLPDAFRVQMKPERTESSFMKEIAQTAMGWKGVEEARYGKKWVERGEKLVKGFYMTGLALGLIVFLSVIFVISNTVRLSILSRQKSVEIMKLVGATNSYIQVPFIIEGGVQGVISSGLAMLLLWVVYSFAERYLPGIVFFQLEGVAGFVVLCALLGAAGSFIAVRKFLKR; encoded by the coding sequence ATGGCGGGTATAAATAACGTAAAATATATCATTGGCGAATCAACGAGAATGCTGAAACGCAGAACACTCTCTAACCTGATATCTATCATTATTATGGGTTTTTCTCTGTTGGTACTCGTGATTTTCCTTCTGATCACTATGAATGTTTCGATGGTGATAGACAGGGGAATGGAAGCGGTATATGTCTATGTTTATCTTGAAGACGGTTTGGATAACAAAAGAGTCGAGATTATTAGAAATAAGCTTCTGGATATTGAAGGTATAAAAGGAGTTATTTTTGTTTCAAAAGAAGAAGCGCTGAAGAAATTCCGCGACCAGCTGGGAGAAAGCAGCGAGATTTTAGATGAACTCAGCTCTAATCCTCTTCCGGACGCGTTCAGAGTACAGATGAAACCAGAACGGACCGAGAGCTCTTTTATGAAGGAAATCGCTCAAACTGCCATGGGGTGGAAGGGAGTAGAAGAAGCGAGATACGGCAAAAAGTGGGTTGAAAGAGGCGAAAAACTCGTTAAGGGCTTTTATATGACGGGGCTCGCCCTGGGGTTGATAGTTTTTCTTTCAGTAATTTTCGTGATATCTAATACGGTCAGGTTATCGATCTTATCGAGACAAAAATCCGTTGAAATAATGAAATTGGTGGGCGCGACAAACTCTTACATACAGGTCCCCTTCATAATCGAGGGCGGGGTTCAGGGGGTCATATCCTCAGGATTAGCCATGTTGCTCTTGTGGGTGGTGTATTCATTTGCCGAGAGGTATTTGCCGGGAATAGTGTTTTTCCAGCTTGAAGGAGTGGCGGGATTTGTTGTTTTATGTGCTTTACTGGGAGCCGCGGGAAGCTTTATTGCCGTCAGGAAATTTCTTAAAAGATAA
- the pdxA gene encoding 4-hydroxythreonine-4-phosphate dehydrogenase PdxA, translating to MSDERISIALTIGDPAGIGPEITADLIENGRFDDHNLYIIGSAEELVKYLSQKTADRIRTITDWNSAAEIKTGNPILIDTSLPKVNLPAGRASEEGGRISGKAVETAVSMALSGHVEGIVTGPVSKEALALAGYSYIGHTDMLADKFSSPDCQMMMVNGPLRIVIMTRDIALRDVPGAISTDRIRKCVRVTDSALKEFWGIKKPKIAVAALNPHAGDGGVTGSEEREIIIPAIEGLLSEGLTVTGPVPSDTLFYNRKNKNYDAYVALYHDQGMIPFKTAGFDKGVNMTIGLPVVRTSVCHGTAYGIAGRGEAESGSLYEAVSLAAECCLTKRKKVGG from the coding sequence ATGTCTGATGAGAGGATAAGCATTGCTCTTACGATAGGTGATCCAGCCGGAATAGGGCCGGAGATTACCGCCGATTTGATTGAAAACGGAAGATTTGACGATCATAATCTATATATTATTGGTTCAGCCGAAGAGCTGGTAAAATATCTGTCACAGAAGACGGCGGATAGAATAAGAACGATTACTGATTGGAATTCCGCGGCTGAAATAAAAACGGGAAACCCCATTTTGATAGACACATCTTTACCAAAAGTCAACCTTCCGGCCGGAAGGGCGAGTGAGGAAGGCGGGAGAATTTCGGGCAAAGCGGTTGAAACAGCGGTTTCTATGGCTCTGTCAGGACATGTAGAGGGCATAGTTACGGGACCTGTATCTAAAGAAGCTCTTGCTCTCGCGGGGTATTCATATATAGGACACACTGACATGCTCGCGGATAAATTCAGTTCACCTGACTGCCAGATGATGATGGTCAACGGTCCCCTTAGAATTGTTATTATGACAAGGGATATTGCATTGAGAGATGTGCCGGGCGCGATTTCAACAGACAGGATAAGAAAATGTGTCAGAGTAACAGACAGCGCCCTGAAAGAATTCTGGGGAATAAAAAAACCGAAGATAGCGGTGGCGGCTTTGAATCCTCATGCCGGAGACGGGGGAGTTACCGGATCGGAAGAGAGGGAAATTATCATTCCGGCGATTGAAGGGCTCCTCTCAGAAGGTTTGACCGTGACGGGCCCCGTGCCCTCGGACACACTTTTTTATAACAGAAAAAACAAGAATTATGACGCCTATGTTGCTTTATATCATGACCAGGGGATGATTCCCTTTAAAACCGCGGGATTTGATAAGGGTGTGAATATGACCATAGGGTTGCCTGTGGTCAGGACATCCGTATGCCACGGCACGGCATATGGAATTGCCGGAAGGGGAGAAGCTGAATCCGGAAGCCTCTACGAGGCGGTTTCTCTCGCCGCTGAGTGCTGCTTAACAAAACGAAAGAAGGTCGGTGGCTGA
- a CDS encoding S4 domain-containing protein has translation MRIDLLLKYLCLAKTRSEAAKGISSGEIRVEGKAVKSSKEIKTGDILHIRYPEREIVIKIIEVPRKQVPRKNRKQFYRIIRERNL, from the coding sequence GTGAGGATAGATCTTTTACTAAAATACCTGTGTCTGGCAAAGACGAGGAGCGAAGCCGCTAAGGGTATCAGCAGCGGAGAAATCAGGGTTGAGGGGAAAGCCGTAAAGTCCTCGAAAGAAATAAAGACCGGTGACATTTTGCATATAAGGTATCCTGAAAGGGAAATAGTAATCAAAATAATTGAAGTACCGCGAAAACAGGTTCCCCGGAAAAACAGAAAGCAGTTCTACAGAATTATCAGGGAAAGAAATTTATAG
- a CDS encoding peptidylprolyl isomerase, protein MNLAIGLKRPAAAALLLMIAGFLCGNARGSGDAGRKKIIDRVIAVVEDKAVLQSEFEIEYKRLMLQIGKTENITGERKREIRKEVLDGLVADLLMAVHAERIGMEVEQESIDAEVQEAIERNKRDIGGEEAFKRELKKNGITVQQLRMQWREKIKSRQLIQKLMYREVMGQINIKEEELREYYSDYIHEMSLRPATVKLAQILILPEPSGESKEKALEKIGEIEKKLKNGEAFSGLAEKYSEGPSAEYGGNLGFLKLEELSNPDFVKAASKLKVGETSPPVLTDLGYHLIKLDEIDGEEKKIRHILVKIKESTGEKEEALKKAEEIRKRILDGEDFGKLASRLSDDKETAEKKGVIGEIPTANLPQFFKDAIQNVKPGELAPVVKDSKGFRIIKVLGREKERPFSFKEAEDDLRKLLRQEKLQEKYTDYIDTLKSKYYVDIKEDVQQ, encoded by the coding sequence TTGAACTTAGCAATAGGATTAAAAAGGCCTGCCGCTGCTGCGCTCCTGCTTATGATCGCCGGCTTTCTATGCGGAAACGCCCGTGGTTCAGGGGATGCCGGCCGGAAGAAGATAATTGACAGAGTAATTGCCGTTGTTGAGGATAAGGCAGTACTTCAGAGCGAATTTGAGATTGAGTATAAACGGCTGATGCTTCAGATAGGGAAAACGGAAAATATTACAGGTGAAAGAAAGCGGGAAATCCGAAAGGAAGTGCTGGATGGTCTTGTGGCGGATTTGCTCATGGCCGTTCACGCCGAGAGAATCGGAATGGAGGTTGAACAGGAAAGCATAGATGCCGAGGTGCAGGAAGCAATTGAGAGAAACAAAAGGGATATTGGAGGGGAAGAAGCCTTTAAAAGGGAATTAAAGAAGAACGGTATAACGGTTCAACAGCTTAGAATGCAATGGCGTGAGAAAATAAAATCAAGACAATTGATTCAGAAACTCATGTACAGGGAAGTTATGGGCCAGATAAACATTAAAGAAGAGGAATTAAGAGAATATTACAGCGATTATATTCATGAAATGTCTCTACGGCCGGCCACAGTTAAGCTGGCACAGATTCTTATCCTGCCGGAACCTTCGGGGGAAAGCAAAGAGAAGGCGCTGGAGAAGATAGGAGAGATAGAGAAAAAGTTAAAGAATGGAGAAGCCTTCTCCGGCCTTGCCGAGAAATATTCAGAGGGCCCGAGCGCCGAATACGGAGGAAACCTCGGATTCTTGAAGTTGGAGGAGCTTAGCAACCCCGATTTTGTAAAAGCCGCGAGTAAGCTGAAAGTTGGAGAGACGAGCCCCCCGGTTCTAACAGATTTAGGATATCATCTTATTAAACTCGATGAAATAGATGGAGAAGAAAAAAAGATTAGACATATACTCGTTAAGATCAAAGAAAGCACCGGAGAGAAAGAAGAAGCTCTGAAAAAAGCTGAAGAGATCAGAAAGAGGATTCTCGATGGCGAGGACTTTGGCAAGCTGGCATCCCGTTTGTCAGACGATAAAGAAACAGCGGAAAAAAAAGGAGTCATCGGGGAAATACCAACAGCTAATCTTCCGCAGTTTTTCAAAGACGCGATACAAAACGTCAAGCCGGGAGAATTAGCTCCCGTTGTAAAAGACAGCAAAGGTTTTAGAATCATAAAAGTTCTCGGGCGGGAAAAAGAAAGACCTTTCAGTTTCAAGGAAGCGGAGGATGATTTAAGAAAACTTCTCAGACAGGAGAAACTGCAGGAGAAATACACAGATTATATCGATACCCTTAAGAGCAAATATTACGTTGATATCAAGGAAGACGTTCAGCAGTGA
- a CDS encoding peptidylprolyl isomerase produces MKKTLLKPNLPEQNRGWAPEGGERSIFRITAILLVIILLSFACQKEKDPGDTKPSPGDIVRVGEKIFTKEGFENLLPRDQDGLYTAEDRRSYINRWVDVELCYQEALRRGLKNDPRVKARIKNLEKEYLADHLLFLEMRERIQIEEKEIKDYFEEHRREYEREYRVRHILLNSREEAEKVKGLLKRNSFSYIANKYSVDPVAERGGDLGYLTKENMIPEFESVVFQMKPGEVSDIVKSDFGYHIIKLVGSRKTLGTVHLSDVQEQIMNILMVEKRKKAYREFIRSLREKIGVEYYDETYKPNSDSTEISSKAPDQR; encoded by the coding sequence ATGAAGAAAACCTTGCTAAAGCCGAACTTACCAGAACAAAATAGAGGTTGGGCTCCGGAAGGCGGCGAGAGATCAATTTTCAGAATAACAGCGATACTTCTGGTTATTATCTTACTATCTTTCGCTTGCCAAAAGGAAAAAGATCCCGGTGACACAAAGCCGTCACCGGGCGATATTGTAAGAGTCGGCGAGAAGATTTTTACAAAAGAAGGATTTGAGAATCTTTTGCCGCGTGATCAGGATGGACTTTACACGGCAGAGGATAGAAGATCTTATATTAACAGGTGGGTTGATGTTGAACTGTGTTATCAGGAAGCTTTAAGAAGAGGGCTGAAGAATGACCCACGCGTGAAAGCGCGGATAAAAAACCTCGAGAAGGAATACCTTGCCGATCATCTTCTCTTCCTCGAAATGAGAGAGAGAATACAGATAGAAGAGAAGGAAATTAAAGATTATTTTGAAGAACACAGAAGAGAATATGAACGGGAATACAGAGTAAGGCATATACTTTTAAACAGCAGAGAAGAGGCTGAAAAAGTAAAGGGTCTTCTTAAAAGAAACAGCTTTTCTTATATCGCTAACAAATATTCTGTTGATCCTGTCGCGGAAAGAGGAGGAGACCTTGGTTATCTTACCAAGGAAAACATGATTCCGGAATTCGAATCTGTAGTATTTCAGATGAAGCCGGGTGAAGTAAGCGATATAGTTAAATCTGATTTCGGCTATCATATAATTAAATTGGTTGGAAGCCGCAAAACGCTCGGAACAGTTCATCTGAGCGATGTTCAAGAGCAGATAATGAATATCCTTATGGTGGAAAAGCGTAAGAAGGCTTACCGGGAATTCATCAGGTCCCTCCGCGAGAAAATAGGCGTAGAGTACTACGATGAGACATACAAGCCGAATAGTGATTCCACGGAAATCTCTTCAAAGGCACCTGATCAGCGGTGA
- a CDS encoding peptidylprolyl isomerase has translation MKKAAFVLIITLITGYLGCSTTDREDLVIARVEGKELTLGQFEKVQEVIDESYLPDTNNIEGKKKILDYMIAKEVMVLKAKDMGYEKNERVRAFKNMYKGPFLVGAITKYFIRDKVEVNEKEVDEYYDKMKNEFVLSEITVLDSMKALKIRDEILEGTDFAEAARKYSITKTARDGGKLGTVPIGEMYWWVEEALLNTEEGGITLPLRTENEFRILKVHDRRTVPPSRDKEYARKRIRAIKENKRMQKVKQSIMDEMGYKIYPDALEIAYNSLPEDIPFKDIMDRKVTRKNAPEFNLPDDYKGMILCEYEGNTYTLADFKYLYENLDLPARPRREKGRENIVNTMNKKFFNDVLPEYAEKRLKLMEDPEIKGIYDRRVEQVMLSALYNETIKGKVQVTRPEIDDYYKENEAQIVTKEQRAFTVILNSDREIIEEAKKLAEEGEDFETLVKNFSEDEALKEENGKVKLHAENKDSKIDEIAFGLPEKGAISKPFKTDRGWILLKLDKIVEAMKVSKEQAEESIRSTLKQEKINELFDKKVAEWRKNYSIEVYEENLAKAELTRTK, from the coding sequence ATGAAAAAGGCAGCATTTGTATTGATAATCACCCTTATAACAGGGTATTTGGGCTGTTCTACTACGGACAGAGAAGACCTTGTGATCGCGAGGGTTGAAGGAAAAGAACTCACTTTAGGGCAATTTGAAAAGGTCCAGGAAGTGATAGATGAGAGTTATCTGCCGGACACAAACAACATTGAAGGGAAAAAGAAAATCTTAGATTACATGATCGCCAAAGAGGTTATGGTCCTTAAGGCAAAAGATATGGGGTACGAAAAGAACGAAAGGGTTAGAGCCTTTAAAAATATGTACAAAGGGCCCTTTCTGGTTGGCGCGATAACAAAATATTTCATACGGGATAAGGTTGAGGTTAATGAAAAAGAAGTGGATGAATATTATGATAAGATGAAAAACGAATTTGTTCTAAGCGAAATTACGGTCCTTGACAGTATGAAGGCTCTGAAAATAAGAGATGAAATATTAGAAGGAACAGATTTTGCGGAAGCGGCGAGGAAATACTCCATAACTAAAACAGCAAGAGATGGCGGAAAGCTCGGGACGGTGCCAATTGGCGAGATGTACTGGTGGGTGGAGGAAGCCCTCCTTAATACAGAAGAAGGCGGCATAACGCTTCCCTTGAGAACGGAAAACGAATTCAGGATACTTAAAGTACATGACAGAAGGACTGTCCCTCCCTCGAGGGACAAGGAATACGCGAGGAAAAGAATCAGAGCGATAAAGGAAAACAAAAGAATGCAGAAGGTCAAGCAGAGTATAATGGACGAAATGGGATATAAAATTTATCCCGACGCGTTAGAAATCGCTTATAACAGTCTTCCGGAAGATATTCCGTTCAAAGATATTATGGACAGAAAAGTAACCAGAAAAAACGCGCCGGAATTCAATTTGCCTGATGATTACAAGGGGATGATTCTGTGTGAATATGAGGGGAATACATACACGCTTGCCGACTTCAAGTATCTTTATGAAAACCTGGATCTGCCTGCAAGACCACGCCGCGAAAAGGGTAGGGAGAACATAGTAAATACTATGAACAAAAAGTTCTTTAACGACGTCCTTCCCGAGTACGCGGAGAAGAGACTTAAGCTGATGGAAGACCCTGAAATAAAAGGGATCTACGACAGACGAGTCGAGCAGGTTATGTTATCTGCTCTTTATAACGAAACCATAAAAGGGAAAGTTCAGGTGACTCGGCCGGAGATCGATGATTACTATAAAGAGAATGAGGCGCAGATTGTAACGAAGGAGCAGAGAGCATTTACAGTAATATTAAACTCCGACAGGGAGATCATCGAAGAAGCCAAAAAGCTTGCAGAGGAAGGGGAAGATTTTGAGACCCTTGTCAAAAACTTCTCTGAAGATGAAGCCCTTAAGGAGGAAAACGGAAAAGTGAAGCTGCACGCTGAAAATAAAGATTCGAAAATTGACGAAATAGCTTTCGGTCTTCCGGAGAAGGGTGCGATATCAAAGCCTTTCAAAACCGACAGGGGTTGGATACTATTGAAGCTTGATAAAATAGTTGAAGCCATGAAGGTGTCTAAGGAGCAAGCTGAAGAGTCAATCAGGAGCACTCTGAAGCAAGAGAAAATAAATGAATTGTTTGACAAGAAAGTGGCAGAATGGCGTAAGAACTATTCTATAGAAGTGTATGAAGAAAACCTTGCTAAAGCCGAACTTACCAGAACAAAATAG
- the mfd gene encoding transcription-repair coupling factor, whose translation MWDSLKEKVRELGQYRKLESLLDSERKKIRVSGLIGSSRSIVAAALIENNTNPVLLVTPDPVSARDMEADLKNFGVEKVVYYPESEVLPYDYHDPDRDLTGAQMTALESLLKGECESFVCTLKSLLRKVFTPEQLKEYITRIISGERYDMTSLAGRLARLGYERHQTVESKGQYAVRGSIMDIFEVGAQVPVRIEFDDDVIISIREFDIETQRSKEAINDFNVRPLNHFVTNTEGIKRIKRMLESRIGNVPSNVKRKLMLPAERLENGITFFGMEHYAPLMNDLGSVLEYFPQERLVLMVDYEELEAEMDRFFDEINRRFENSREEGRIYPEPSEVYVKSEKLDELFKGSKEIQIHGLKTESEIKFSTLPPKNYRRKIKELSGDIKRLSRKGFQVFLFCYNPAQRRRMEEMLEDAAIDMDFPVGEISSGFSWPEAKVLFLSENEIFGRFHRVYTKPKTRSRSLSYDPSYFKPGDFVVHLDHGIGRYMGTRVLDMADGETECLSLKYARGDHLFIPVDGLRMVEKYAGADSIEPALSKLGSGVWLRARKKARKNAEKVARDLIEIYASREVSEGYSFESDKPWQFEMEALFPYQETPHQIETTKEVKKDMESSRLMDRLICGDVGFGKTEIAIRAIFKAVLSGRQCAFLVPTTVLAMQHFETVSERLSGFPVNVSVLSRFVSRSEQKRILEGIKRGSIDIVIGTHRLLSGDLDFYDLGLVVVDEEHRFGVKQKEAFKKMKKNVNVLSMTATPIPRTLNMALSGIRDISVIDTPPRNRLPIQTEILPFDDHQIERAVMREVDRGGQVFFVHNRVQSIGVMEGYLERLLPSRVKTVHAHGQMRGKELEKVMFDFMRGKFDVLVSTMIIEAGLDFPNVNTIIINNADKFGLAQLYQLRGRVGRSDRKAYAFLLVEENRSLTVKSIERLKAISEFDYLGAGYKVALKDLEIRGAGNILGHQQSGQINSVGLDLYSKMLKKEVARIKGETLREDIDVRIKSKSNKFLPEKYISDSEERMDIYRRLIRATDINQLNSIAEELTDRFGPLPQAAGNLLRAAELKIRAREAGIVEADMSRDGILRVVFSGKVKLSRELLAEIAGQFENRLLFNSEPKLSLTIYSGPPETSKPELKKERRGKKEEDFENLLTIMELYVKRNSLID comes from the coding sequence ATGTGGGATAGTTTGAAAGAGAAAGTAAGGGAGCTCGGGCAGTACCGTAAACTCGAAAGCCTCCTCGATTCAGAGAGGAAGAAGATTCGTGTGTCGGGCCTTATCGGCAGCTCTAGAAGTATTGTTGCCGCCGCCCTGATCGAAAATAACACGAACCCCGTGCTGCTGGTAACCCCTGATCCTGTAAGCGCCCGTGATATGGAAGCTGATTTGAAGAACTTCGGGGTTGAGAAGGTGGTTTATTACCCTGAAAGCGAGGTTCTGCCTTATGACTATCACGATCCGGACAGAGATTTAACCGGAGCCCAGATGACGGCCCTCGAATCTCTTTTGAAAGGAGAATGCGAGAGCTTTGTCTGTACGCTGAAATCTCTTCTTAGAAAGGTGTTCACGCCTGAGCAGTTAAAGGAATATATAACCCGGATTATATCCGGCGAGAGGTATGACATGACATCTCTGGCCGGCAGGCTCGCGCGTCTTGGCTATGAGAGACATCAGACAGTTGAGAGCAAGGGACAATATGCCGTCCGGGGATCTATCATGGATATCTTCGAGGTGGGAGCTCAGGTTCCCGTAAGGATTGAATTTGATGATGATGTGATAATTTCGATCAGAGAATTCGACATAGAAACCCAGAGGTCAAAAGAAGCAATAAACGATTTTAATGTAAGGCCTCTGAATCACTTTGTTACAAACACAGAAGGCATAAAACGGATTAAAAGGATGCTGGAATCAAGAATAGGGAATGTGCCTTCAAATGTTAAACGTAAATTGATGCTTCCCGCCGAGAGGCTTGAAAACGGCATTACTTTCTTTGGAATGGAGCATTACGCGCCTTTGATGAATGACCTGGGATCCGTATTGGAGTATTTTCCGCAGGAACGGCTCGTTTTGATGGTTGATTATGAAGAGCTGGAAGCTGAAATGGACCGGTTCTTCGATGAAATAAATCGGAGATTTGAAAATTCCCGGGAGGAGGGGAGGATATATCCGGAACCGTCGGAAGTTTACGTTAAATCGGAAAAACTGGACGAGCTTTTCAAGGGATCGAAAGAGATTCAAATACACGGGCTGAAAACAGAGAGCGAAATTAAATTTTCAACATTGCCCCCGAAAAATTACAGAAGAAAGATAAAGGAGTTATCAGGAGATATAAAAAGGCTCTCGCGAAAAGGATTCCAGGTCTTCCTTTTCTGTTATAACCCCGCGCAAAGAAGAAGAATGGAAGAGATGCTTGAAGACGCGGCAATAGATATGGATTTTCCGGTCGGAGAAATATCCAGCGGGTTCAGCTGGCCGGAAGCAAAAGTTCTATTTCTGAGTGAAAATGAGATATTCGGCAGGTTTCACAGAGTTTATACAAAACCAAAAACTCGAAGCAGATCCTTATCGTACGACCCTTCGTACTTCAAGCCGGGAGATTTTGTCGTGCACTTAGATCACGGGATTGGCAGATACATGGGGACGAGGGTTCTCGATATGGCCGATGGAGAAACGGAGTGTCTGAGTCTTAAGTACGCCCGGGGAGATCACCTCTTTATTCCGGTTGACGGTTTGAGAATGGTGGAGAAGTACGCGGGCGCTGACTCGATAGAGCCCGCTCTCTCAAAACTGGGCAGCGGGGTCTGGCTTAGGGCAAGGAAAAAAGCACGGAAAAACGCCGAGAAAGTAGCCAGGGATTTAATAGAAATTTACGCGTCGAGGGAGGTCTCGGAGGGATACAGTTTTGAATCTGACAAACCATGGCAGTTCGAGATGGAAGCCCTGTTCCCGTATCAGGAAACCCCTCATCAGATCGAAACAACTAAAGAAGTGAAAAAGGACATGGAGTCTTCGCGGCTGATGGATCGGCTCATATGCGGAGATGTCGGCTTTGGCAAAACCGAAATAGCTATAAGGGCGATATTCAAGGCGGTGCTCTCCGGGCGTCAGTGCGCCTTTCTCGTGCCGACTACGGTGCTCGCGATGCAGCACTTCGAGACGGTGAGCGAGAGATTGAGCGGATTCCCCGTTAACGTCTCTGTTTTAAGCAGATTTGTATCAAGGAGCGAGCAGAAGAGGATACTGGAAGGAATAAAGAGAGGAAGCATCGATATAGTCATCGGGACTCACAGGCTCCTTTCCGGCGACCTCGATTTCTACGACCTCGGACTGGTTGTCGTGGATGAAGAACACAGGTTCGGAGTAAAACAGAAGGAAGCGTTTAAAAAGATGAAGAAAAATGTTAACGTTCTGAGTATGACGGCCACACCTATACCCCGCACACTTAATATGGCGCTGTCAGGCATAAGGGACATTTCCGTTATAGACACGCCTCCGAGAAACAGACTCCCTATTCAGACGGAAATACTTCCTTTTGATGATCACCAGATTGAGAGGGCCGTTATGAGGGAGGTAGACAGAGGCGGGCAGGTTTTCTTCGTACACAACAGAGTTCAAAGCATCGGTGTGATGGAGGGATATTTGGAACGTCTGCTCCCCAGCCGTGTAAAAACGGTACACGCGCATGGTCAGATGAGAGGAAAAGAGCTGGAAAAGGTCATGTTTGATTTTATGAGAGGGAAGTTCGATGTGCTGGTTTCTACTATGATCATAGAGGCGGGACTCGATTTCCCGAATGTAAACACAATTATAATTAATAACGCCGATAAGTTCGGTCTGGCTCAGCTTTATCAGCTTAGGGGCCGGGTGGGAAGGTCAGACAGAAAAGCCTACGCCTTTCTTCTTGTCGAGGAAAACCGTTCTTTGACCGTCAAAAGTATCGAGAGACTGAAAGCAATAAGCGAATTTGATTATCTGGGAGCAGGATATAAAGTTGCTCTGAAAGACTTAGAGATCAGAGGGGCCGGAAATATCCTCGGGCATCAGCAATCCGGCCAGATAAACAGTGTGGGGCTGGATTTATACTCAAAGATGCTCAAGAAGGAGGTCGCGAGGATAAAGGGAGAGACTCTGCGGGAGGATATCGATGTCCGCATTAAATCAAAATCAAACAAGTTCCTGCCGGAGAAGTATATATCGGATTCAGAAGAAAGAATGGATATTTACAGACGTCTAATTAGAGCAACAGATATAAATCAATTGAATAGCATCGCGGAAGAGCTGACGGACAGGTTCGGTCCGCTCCCTCAAGCCGCCGGGAATCTATTGAGGGCTGCAGAGCTGAAAATCCGCGCGCGGGAAGCCGGCATAGTTGAAGCTGACATGAGCCGCGACGGTATTCTAAGAGTTGTTTTCAGCGGAAAGGTGAAATTGTCTAGGGAATTATTGGCTGAAATAGCCGGCCAATTCGAAAACAGGCTGCTCTTTAACTCTGAACCGAAACTCTCGCTGACTATATATTCGGGGCCGCCGGAAACCTCCAAACCTGAATTGAAGAAAGAGCGGCGCGGCAAAAAAGAGGAAGACTTTGAAAACTTATTGACTATTATGGAGTTGTATGTTAAAAGGAATAGTTTAATTGATTAA